Genomic DNA from Alphaproteobacteria bacterium:
ACAGAAGATTTTCCACTGTTTGGGTCTTTGTTAGACATCGCCTAAGCATCCAAGTTGACAACCTTCAAGGCATTTTCTTGAATGAATTCACGTCTGGGTTCTACCACATCGCCCATGAGTGTTGAAAAGATCTCTTCTGCTTGGTCTGCATGGCCAATCTTTACCTGAAGCAAGGTTCGCGCATCAGGATCCAAAGTTGTTTCCCATAACTGAACGGCACGCATTTCACCCAATCCTTTATAGCGCTGGATGTATATACCTTTGCGACCAATTTCTAATATCTTATTAAAAAGTTCCGTTGGGCCATTAATGGTAAACATCTTTTCCTTGGTGGTTAACGTTAGCTGATTACTGAAGATACTCCCCATTTCTTCACCCATCTCATGCAACATATGAGCCTCAGCCGTTCGCATTAAGTCCTGATCTAAGACGTATTCTTCTGTCACGCCTCGGATGGTACGGCTTAGTTGAATGCTGCCATCGTCTTCAGCTGTTCCCTTCCACAAATCAATGCCTTTATGGAGGAGATCGTTGAGTCTTTTGGCAAGCTCTTGAGCCTTTTTAGTCGCCGCTGTCTTGTCGTGCAAATTATCCGCCCCCAAAAGCCCCAAAATGGCGGCTTGCTCGACGATTTCCTGATTGCCAATGCGTGAAGCTAAAGGCTCTACTAATTTTTTGACTTTACGGCCGATCTCTACAAAGGACAAAAGCTCATTGGTCCCCACTTGGGTTTTATCACCCAACGTAAGAACCGTGTCGCTTACACCCGCATTGACGAGATAATCATCCAACGCCCGATCGTCCTTTAGGTAAATTTCAGACTTTCCGCGTTTTGCCTTATACAACGGAGGCTGGGCGATATAGAGGTACCCTTTATTGATAATCTCCGGCATTTGACGAAAGAAAAAAGTAAGCAAAAGAGTCCGGATATGACTTCCATCCACGTCGGCATCGGTCATGATGATGATCTTGTGATAGCGGGTCTTTTCAATATTAAAGTCTGCGCCAATACCTGTCCCAAGGGCCGTAATGAGCGTGCCAATTTCGGCAAAACTTAGCATTTTATCGAAACGCGCTCGCTCAACGTTCAGAATCTTACCTTGCAGGGGCAAAATGGCCTGACATTTACGGTCACGGCCTTGCTTGGCAGACCCACCAGCACTGTCACCCTCAACGATGAACACTTCACTCTTGGCAGGATCACGTTCTTGACAATCTGCGAGCTTCCCAGGAAGAGAGGCCATATCTAGGGCTCCTTTCCGTCGCGTCAGTTCGCGGGCCTTTCGTGCGGCCTCACGGGCACTCGCCGCCTCTAGCACTTTGGAAATGATTTTCTTAGCATCCTGAGGATGTTCTTCCAACCACTGGTCTAACTTTTCCGCAACAATTCCTTCGACAACTGGACGCACCTCTGAGGAAACCAGCTTGTCTTTGGTCTGTGAGGAAAACTTAGGATCGGGCACTTTCACAGACAAGACACACGTTAAGCCTTCCCGTGTATCATCCCCGGAAAAGTTTATTTTTTCCTTTTTGGGAATGGGATTTTTAGCCACATAGTTATTAATGGTCCGGGTCAGCGCCGCTTTAAGTCCCGCCAAATGAGTTCCACCATCTCTTTGAGGGATGTTGTTGGTAAAACATATAAGAGCTTCATGATAAACATCAGTCCATTCCAGAGACGCTTCTACCGTAATGCCGTCTTTTTCACCCATAATACTGACAGGAGGTTGGTGAATGGGGTTCTTACTCCGGTTTAAGTATCGAACAAAGGCCTCAACACCGCCTTCATAATGCAACTCAACAGTTTTGGGTTCTACTTCTCTGTTGTCGGTAAGGATAAGTCTGACCCCTGAATTCAAAAAGGCCAGTTCCCGCAAACGATGCTCTAGGGTGCCAAAGTTGAACTTAATATCGCCGAATGTCTTGGTGGAAGGCATAAAAGTAATGTGAGTGCCTGCTTTTTCACCAGCAGGCCCCTTTACGCTAAGAGGTGCTTCAGGGTCCCCATCTAGAAACTTAATATAGTGCTCATGCCCATCACGGTATATGTTCATCTCAAGATATTCAGACAAAGCATTCACAACGGATACCCCTACTCCGTGGAGCCCACCAGAGATCTTGTATGAATTCTGATCGAATTTTCCGCCGGCGTGCAAGTGGGTCATAATGACCTGAGCAGCGGACACACCTTCCTCTTCATGAATATCCACGGGAACACCACGTCCATTGTCAGTAATGGTTGCGGACCCATCCGAATTCAAGATAACTTCCACAAGATCACAATGTCCGGCCAAGGCTTCGTCAATGGCGTTATCCACCACCTCATAGACCATATGATGGAGTCCGGAACCGTCTTCCGTATCTCCAATGTACATCCCAGGGCGCTTACGAACCGCGTCAAGGCCACGCAAGACCTTAATGGAGTCGGCGCCGTATTCTCCCTCTTGGGGCTCAGGGGTGTTTGGTGTATTAGAGGTCTCTGTGGTCATCGTTGTCATCATCCTTTCTCTGCCTTTATAAAGGCAATACGCCGCCGGCTTCAACATTAAAAAATTGAGCCCGACCGTCAAGTCCTGTAAAGGTATCCGCATCTGTGCCCGTCAAAAACGCTTGCACCTTCAAATCGCACACCTCTTGAAAAAAAGCTTCTCGTCGGCTTTTATCCAAATGAGCAATCACCTCGTCCAGTAATAATAGAGGCATTCTCTCTCGTTGAAGGGAGTGTACCCGAACGTGACTCAAAATCATAGAAATAAGAAGCGCTTTTTGCTCTCCAGTGGAACAAAAAGTGGCAAAACAGTTCTTTTCCTGGTGAGTCACCTGTAAATCGCTTATATGAGGGCCAACTGAAGCCCCTCCCCCCTCCCCATCCGAGGGTCTATTCTGTCGCAAAGTTTCCCGGACTCTTTCTTCCACTTCCAGAGATGAAGATGCCAACAACCAATCATCAATGAGACCCTCCATCTGAAAAATTGCCTTAGGAAAGGGGCCGTCCGATGACAGGGAAGACTGGGTCAAGTGGGTGCAAATTTCCTGACGGTTACTAGCAATAGCGACCCCACTTGCCGCCATGGTCCCCTCTAAAGCATTCAGCCAGTGATCATCGGCTCTTCCCATCTTTAAAAGACGAGAACGCTCTCGCAGGGCGTACTCGTACTTGTATACTAAAGAAGAATGCGTGGTATTAAGGGTTATACAGAGCTTATCGAAAAATCGGCGACGATGACCTCCCCCTTCCTGGAACAAACGATCCATTTGGGGCGTCAACCAAATCACGCTTAGAATTTTTTCCAAGGCAGTTTGCGACGTAACAGGCTCTCCATCCACCCGAATAAGGCGCTTTTCAGTGCCTTGAGGATCGGACGCTGGATCCAAACCTGTCCCAAGTTGAATACGCTCTCCCTGAGTCTCTAATTGAGCAGAAACAACCCAGGCAGGTGATGGTGTTTTCGAGGCTTGCCAACTTACTATGTCACGCAATTTAGCCCGACGGAGACCCCGGCCAGGTGCTAAGAAAGAAATGGCTTCCAATATGTTGGTCTTCCCTGCCCCATTTGGCCCCATAAATACGATTGGTGTCGGTGCTAGGGGCAAATGAAGCTGGGGATATGATCGGAAGTTTGTCAGATCAAGTTGGGCAAGAACCAAGGGCTTGGGCGGCACAGCAATCGGAGACTTCGCCTCTGGTTGATCTGGTGAAAATGACCCTAGACTAGCTGAAGAAGCAGATCCCATCAAACGCGTAAAGGCATAATCACGTAGGATCCAGTATGATCTTCTGAATCACGGATTAAAATGGAGGCCCCAGGATCATTAATGGCAAACTCTATCTTGGCCCCTTGGATGATCTGGGACACGTCGAGAATAAATCTGGAATTAAGGCCAAAAGCCACTTTATCGCCTTTATATTCGGCTTCCATCTCTTCAACCGCACTACCATGGTCTAAACTGGTTGCTGACAATGTGGCAACTTTGGGCGCGAGAGCGATCTTCACGACCCGAAGTTTGTCTCCAGAAACGATAGCCACACGATCTACGGTTTCTGAGAACTTCTTGGAGGGAATGGTAAGGTTATAGGTTTTCTGATCGGGAATAACTTTTTCGTAATCTGGAAAGGTGCCGTCAATGAGCCGAGACGTCAGCAAAATACCATCGCAGGAGAATGATATATTTGTTTCAGAAAGGGATACCTCAACCTTTCCTTCAACATGCTCCAAAATTCTTAAAAGCTCATTGACTGTCTTTC
This window encodes:
- the gyrB gene encoding DNA topoisomerase (ATP-hydrolyzing) subunit B translates to MMTTMTTETSNTPNTPEPQEGEYGADSIKVLRGLDAVRKRPGMYIGDTEDGSGLHHMVYEVVDNAIDEALAGHCDLVEVILNSDGSATITDNGRGVPVDIHEEEGVSAAQVIMTHLHAGGKFDQNSYKISGGLHGVGVSVVNALSEYLEMNIYRDGHEHYIKFLDGDPEAPLSVKGPAGEKAGTHITFMPSTKTFGDIKFNFGTLEHRLRELAFLNSGVRLILTDNREVEPKTVELHYEGGVEAFVRYLNRSKNPIHQPPVSIMGEKDGITVEASLEWTDVYHEALICFTNNIPQRDGGTHLAGLKAALTRTINNYVAKNPIPKKEKINFSGDDTREGLTCVLSVKVPDPKFSSQTKDKLVSSEVRPVVEGIVAEKLDQWLEEHPQDAKKIISKVLEAASAREAARKARELTRRKGALDMASLPGKLADCQERDPAKSEVFIVEGDSAGGSAKQGRDRKCQAILPLQGKILNVERARFDKMLSFAEIGTLITALGTGIGADFNIEKTRYHKIIIMTDADVDGSHIRTLLLTFFFRQMPEIINKGYLYIAQPPLYKAKRGKSEIYLKDDRALDDYLVNAGVSDTVLTLGDKTQVGTNELLSFVEIGRKVKKLVEPLASRIGNQEIVEQAAILGLLGADNLHDKTAATKKAQELAKRLNDLLHKGIDLWKGTAEDDGSIQLSRTIRGVTEEYVLDQDLMRTAEAHMLHEMGEEMGSIFSNQLTLTTKEKMFTINGPTELFNKILEIGRKGIYIQRYKGLGEMRAVQLWETTLDPDARTLLQVKIGHADQAEEIFSTLMGDVVEPRREFIQENALKVVNLDA
- the recF gene encoding DNA replication/repair protein RecF, encoding MGSASSASLGSFSPDQPEAKSPIAVPPKPLVLAQLDLTNFRSYPQLHLPLAPTPIVFMGPNGAGKTNILEAISFLAPGRGLRRAKLRDIVSWQASKTPSPAWVVSAQLETQGERIQLGTGLDPASDPQGTEKRLIRVDGEPVTSQTALEKILSVIWLTPQMDRLFQEGGGHRRRFFDKLCITLNTTHSSLVYKYEYALRERSRLLKMGRADDHWLNALEGTMAASGVAIASNRQEICTHLTQSSLSSDGPFPKAIFQMEGLIDDWLLASSSLEVEERVRETLRQNRPSDGEGGGASVGPHISDLQVTHQEKNCFATFCSTGEQKALLISMILSHVRVHSLQRERMPLLLLDEVIAHLDKSRREAFFQEVCDLKVQAFLTGTDADTFTGLDGRAQFFNVEAGGVLPL